Proteins from a single region of Sphingomonas morindae:
- the trpD gene encoding anthranilate phosphoribosyltransferase yields the protein MTSVALLPDPATPLSFETAEAAFADILDGSVPDAAVAAFLTELTLREETAIEIAAAARALRQRMRTIRAPAGAIDVCGTGGDGAHSLNISTAVAIVVAACGVPVAKHGNRAASSRAGAADTLEALGLDLDRAAATAEETLEGLGIAFLFAQTHHPALGRLAPVRRAIGRRTIFNIIGPLCNPAQVRRQLIGVARTDYIGTVGEALRLLGTDSAMIVSGDEGLDELSIAGGSRAVRIGACGEGEAGVRPEEAGLACHTLDALRGGDAAFNAAALTALLEGAAGAYRDAVLLNAAAALIVAGEAGDFAAGAARAADAIDSGAARLLLRQWIGF from the coding sequence ATGACCAGCGTCGCGCTGCTGCCCGATCCGGCGACGCCTCTGTCCTTCGAGACGGCGGAGGCCGCCTTCGCCGATATTCTCGACGGGAGCGTGCCCGATGCGGCGGTGGCCGCCTTCCTCACCGAGCTGACGCTGCGCGAGGAGACGGCGATCGAGATCGCCGCCGCCGCGCGGGCGCTGCGCCAGCGGATGCGCACGATCCGCGCCCCCGCCGGCGCGATCGACGTGTGCGGCACCGGCGGCGATGGCGCGCACAGCCTCAACATCTCCACCGCGGTGGCGATCGTGGTCGCCGCCTGCGGCGTGCCGGTGGCCAAGCATGGCAATCGCGCCGCCTCCTCCCGCGCCGGCGCGGCCGACACGCTGGAGGCGCTGGGCCTCGATCTCGACCGCGCCGCCGCCACCGCCGAGGAGACGCTGGAGGGGCTGGGCATCGCCTTTCTCTTCGCGCAGACCCACCATCCCGCGCTCGGCCGGCTGGCGCCGGTGCGCCGCGCGATCGGCCGGCGCACCATCTTCAACATCATCGGTCCGCTGTGCAATCCGGCGCAGGTGCGGCGCCAGCTGATCGGCGTGGCGCGCACCGACTATATCGGCACGGTGGGCGAGGCGCTGCGTCTGCTCGGCACCGACAGCGCGATGATCGTCTCGGGCGACGAGGGGCTGGACGAGCTTTCGATCGCCGGCGGCAGCCGCGCGGTGCGGATCGGCGCCTGTGGCGAGGGCGAGGCCGGGGTGCGGCCCGAAGAGGCCGGGCTCGCCTGCCACACGCTGGACGCGCTGCGCGGCGGCGATGCCGCCTTCAACGCCGCCGCGCTCACCGCGCTGCTCGAGGGCGCCGCCGGCGCCTATCGCGACGCGGTGCTGCTCAACGCCGCCGCCGCGCTGATCGTCGCGGGCGAGGCGGGCGATTTCGCCGCCGGCGCCGCGCGTGCCGCCGACGCGATCGACAGCGGCGCCGCCCGCCTTCTGCTCCGCCAATGGATCGGCTTCTGA
- a CDS encoding anthranilate synthase component II → MILVIDNYDSFTWNLVHYLQELGSEVHVVRNDAIGVGQALSSGASAFLISPGPCTPREAGISLDLVAACAAAGRPLLGVCLGHQAIGASFGGTVARAATLMHGKTSLVHHDGTGLFEGLPSPFTATRYHSLIVAEADLPAELRVNARAEDGTIMGFRHATLPIHGVQFHPESIATEHGHAMLANFLRAAGLSPRALAGAA, encoded by the coding sequence ATGATCCTGGTCATCGACAATTACGACAGCTTCACCTGGAACCTCGTCCATTATCTCCAGGAATTGGGGAGCGAGGTGCATGTGGTGCGCAACGATGCGATCGGGGTCGGCCAGGCGCTGAGCAGCGGCGCCAGCGCCTTCCTGATCTCGCCCGGGCCCTGCACCCCGCGCGAGGCCGGGATCAGCCTCGATCTGGTCGCGGCCTGCGCGGCGGCGGGGCGTCCGCTGCTCGGCGTGTGCCTCGGCCATCAGGCGATCGGCGCCAGCTTCGGCGGCACGGTGGCGCGCGCCGCCACGCTGATGCACGGCAAGACCAGCCTCGTCCATCATGACGGCACCGGCCTGTTCGAGGGCCTGCCCTCGCCCTTCACCGCCACCCGCTATCATTCGCTGATCGTGGCGGAGGCGGATCTGCCGGCCGAGCTGCGCGTCAACGCCCGCGCCGAGGACGGGACGATCATGGGGTTCCGCCACGCGACGCTGCCGATCCATGGCGTGCAGTTCCACCCCGAAAGCATCGCCACCGAGCATGGCCATGCGATGCTCGCCAATTTCCTGCGCGCCGCCGGCCTGAGCCCGCGCGCGCTTGCGGGCGCGGCATGA
- a CDS encoding methyl-accepting chemotaxis protein encodes MTHAATLRHAATLSGALGLRTLDLQADIQALAERVTEQARTVQAIGGDTDQLERDQQAASAAAHEAKDKAVAANDMIDDSTRRLALATANVVELIDQVSHIHAGLGNFNQALAAVATVTQAIGRIAGQVNLLALNATIEAARAGEAGRGFAVVASEVKKLALETAAATQTIDRSIHALTGEAGSMLAKIERGVDKARAAHSGTRQIEALSDELKQLMTGLSFDSDAVARRTESIVQSVSGLRGGIGALTTSASAHADGLTDLSRRVSAISDDTNVLLQIIAESTVEIPDTPYIRFALETAAAIGAALEAETAAGRLTADAIFSDAYQPVPGTMPQQFDHPAVPALVAAARPRQEAARRLPGFFGMTLTDRRTFGAVQMPERSQPRRPDDAGWNSEYSRDRIFFDYPDQREQCATSRPFVLKAYRRPISGGGVMLLKQVIAAIHIGGRHWGILQLAYQDQG; translated from the coding sequence ATGACTCACGCCGCCACGCTGCGTCACGCCGCCACCCTCTCCGGTGCGCTGGGGTTGCGCACGCTCGATCTTCAGGCCGACATCCAGGCGCTGGCCGAGCGCGTGACCGAGCAGGCGCGGACGGTGCAGGCGATCGGCGGCGACACCGACCAGCTCGAGCGCGACCAGCAGGCGGCCTCGGCCGCCGCGCACGAGGCCAAGGACAAGGCCGTCGCCGCCAACGACATGATCGACGATTCGACGCGGCGGCTGGCGCTCGCCACCGCCAATGTCGTCGAGCTGATCGATCAGGTGAGCCACATCCATGCCGGGCTCGGCAATTTCAACCAGGCGCTGGCGGCGGTCGCCACCGTCACCCAGGCGATCGGGCGGATCGCCGGGCAGGTGAACCTGCTCGCGCTCAACGCCACGATCGAGGCCGCGCGCGCCGGCGAGGCGGGGCGCGGCTTCGCGGTGGTGGCGAGCGAGGTGAAGAAGCTCGCGCTCGAGACCGCCGCCGCCACCCAGACGATCGACCGCTCGATCCACGCGCTGACCGGCGAGGCGGGGTCGATGCTCGCCAAGATCGAGCGCGGCGTCGACAAGGCGCGCGCGGCGCATAGCGGCACCCGTCAGATCGAGGCGCTGTCGGACGAGCTGAAGCAGCTGATGACGGGGCTCTCCTTCGACAGCGACGCGGTGGCGCGGCGGACCGAATCGATCGTCCAGTCGGTGTCCGGCCTGCGCGGCGGTATCGGCGCGCTGACGACCAGCGCCAGCGCCCATGCCGATGGCCTCACCGATCTCAGCCGCCGCGTCAGCGCGATCAGCGACGATACCAATGTGCTGCTTCAGATCATCGCCGAAAGCACGGTGGAGATACCGGACACGCCCTATATCCGCTTCGCGCTCGAGACCGCCGCCGCGATCGGCGCGGCGCTGGAGGCGGAAACCGCCGCCGGGCGGCTGACGGCGGACGCGATCTTCTCCGATGCCTATCAGCCCGTGCCGGGCACCATGCCGCAGCAGTTCGACCATCCCGCCGTGCCTGCTCTGGTCGCGGCCGCGCGGCCGCGCCAGGAGGCGGCGCGGCGGCTTCCCGGCTTTTTCGGCATGACGCTGACCGACCGGCGCACCTTCGGCGCGGTGCAGATGCCCGAGCGCTCGCAGCCCCGCCGGCCCGACGATGCCGGCTGGAACAGCGAATATAGCCGCGATCGCATATTCTTCGATTATCCCGATCAGCGCGAGCAATGCGCCACCAGCCGGCCGTTCGTGCTCAAGGCCTATCGTCGGCCGATCAGCGGCGGCGGGGTGATGCTGCTCAAGCAGGTGATCGCCGCCATCCACATTGGCGGGCGCCATTGGGGCATTTTGCAGCTCGCCTATCAGGATCAGGGCTGA
- the trpE gene encoding anthranilate synthase component I codes for MSDAEAEAALAAGRPAIVWRRQIADTETPVSAALKLIEPARGDYLLESVEGGRTRGRYSVIGLAPDLVFRAEGAHAALNRTWLADREAFHPCPADSLTSLRALVAECRMAVPEGLPKALACLVGFFAYETVGLVETLPRPAPNPLALPDMLFVRPTLILIFDRLTDELFWVAPVWPESGSVAAAEARIAAAQARLKAPLPEAGAPSAPAPEAPAQQAPAPVLAPGRYDAMVAAAKDYIAAGDIFQVVLAQRFTRPFALPPLALYRALRRINPSPFLYFLDLPGFALIGSSPEILVRARDGEVTIRPIAGTRPRGGDAAEDAARREELLADPKERAEHLMLLDLGRNDVGRVAAPGSVRVTERYTVELYSHVMHIVSNVTGHLDPRKDAIDALLAGFPAGTVSGAPKVRACQIIAELEGETRGAYAGGVGYFSPDGSMDSCIVLRTAVVKDGVMHVQAGAGIVADSDPAAEQRECEAKAGALFAAAREAERIAAAS; via the coding sequence GTGAGCGACGCCGAGGCCGAGGCCGCGCTCGCCGCCGGACGCCCCGCTATCGTCTGGCGGCGGCAGATCGCCGATACCGAGACGCCGGTCTCGGCCGCGCTCAAGCTGATCGAGCCTGCGCGCGGCGATTATCTGCTCGAATCGGTGGAAGGCGGCCGCACGCGCGGGCGCTACAGCGTGATCGGGCTCGCCCCCGATCTGGTGTTCCGCGCCGAGGGCGCGCACGCCGCGCTCAACCGCACCTGGCTGGCCGATCGCGAGGCTTTTCACCCCTGCCCGGCCGACAGCCTGACGAGCCTGCGCGCGCTGGTGGCCGAGTGCCGCATGGCGGTGCCCGAGGGGCTGCCCAAGGCGCTCGCCTGCCTGGTCGGCTTCTTCGCCTATGAAACGGTGGGGCTGGTGGAAACGCTGCCGCGCCCGGCGCCCAATCCGCTGGCGCTGCCCGATATGCTGTTCGTGCGGCCGACGCTGATCCTGATCTTCGACCGGCTCACCGACGAGCTGTTCTGGGTCGCGCCGGTCTGGCCCGAGAGCGGCAGCGTCGCCGCGGCCGAGGCGCGGATCGCGGCCGCCCAGGCGCGGCTCAAGGCACCCTTGCCCGAAGCCGGCGCCCCGTCCGCGCCGGCGCCGGAAGCCCCCGCCCAGCAGGCCCCCGCGCCGGTGCTCGCGCCCGGCCGCTATGATGCGATGGTCGCCGCCGCCAAGGACTATATCGCCGCAGGCGATATCTTCCAGGTGGTGCTCGCGCAGCGTTTCACCCGCCCCTTCGCGCTGCCGCCGCTGGCGCTGTACCGCGCGCTGCGGCGGATCAACCCGTCGCCCTTCCTCTATTTCCTCGATCTGCCGGGGTTCGCGCTGATCGGCTCGTCGCCGGAAATCCTGGTCCGCGCGCGCGACGGCGAGGTGACGATCCGGCCGATCGCCGGCACGCGCCCACGCGGTGGCGACGCCGCCGAGGATGCCGCCCGCCGCGAGGAGTTGCTCGCCGATCCCAAGGAGCGGGCGGAGCATCTGATGCTGCTCGATCTGGGCCGCAACGATGTCGGCCGCGTGGCTGCGCCGGGCAGCGTCCGCGTCACCGAGCGCTACACGGTCGAGCTGTACAGCCATGTGATGCACATCGTGTCCAACGTCACCGGCCATCTGGATCCGCGCAAGGATGCGATCGACGCGCTGCTCGCGGGCTTCCCCGCCGGCACGGTGTCGGGCGCGCCCAAGGTGCGCGCCTGCCAGATCATCGCCGAGCTGGAAGGCGAGACGCGCGGCGCCTATGCCGGGGGGGTCGGCTATTTCTCGCCCGATGGCAGCATGGACAGCTGCATCGTGCTGCGCACCGCGGTGGTGAAGGACGGCGTCATGCATGTGCAGGCCGGCGCCGGCATCGTTGCCGACAGCGATCCCGCCGCCGAGCAGCGCGAGTGCGAAGCCAAGGCCGGGGCGCTGTTCGCCGCCGCGCGCGAGGCCGAGCGGATCGCCGCCGCATCCTGA
- a CDS encoding peptidyl-prolyl cis-trans isomerase codes for MIAFFRRTLASKLALGLLALIMLAFIVTGVFTHELPGASALTEPSGDVLAKVGDRTITVPEMEERVRRQYAQIAQQQPGVELTQFVAGGGFDATVDQTISATALEAYGRKIGLAASARQVDGQIAGISAFQGPTGKFDQAVFRAALAQQHIAEPALRRDIAGDLIRQMLYLPASGAVTLPDGLVRPYAALLVEQRQGTIGLVPAAAMKDGKAPSDAELQSFYKAHLAAYSLPERRVLRYALIGRDQVAAAATPSEAEIRKVYDSKPDQYGARETRTLSQVVLDSQAKADAFAASVKGGKSFAEAAKALGFAAGDIAVGKKTKAQFAAQSSPAVADAAFAAASGGITAPARSALGWHVVKVDAIEKVAATPYAVARPQIAGDLAKSKQDAALAKLINGTQDALDQGTGFADLAARNHLTVVETKPLTAAGLAPDQPGYTPPAELQPLLRPGFQAATDGSASIETIQPGERYALLAVARVLRSAPLPFAQVKARVAADFTALRASERAKAIAEALLAKVKAGTPMAAAFKAAPVPLPPPHDGAGRRIDLAQARMQVPASLKALFTMAAGTAQLVPAEGGQGWYIVQLAKIVPADPKLLAPLVAGSRGDLVGAAGDEYVQQLATAAAKAVGVKRNEAAILALKARMLGATPATAP; via the coding sequence ATGATCGCCTTTTTCCGCCGCACGCTCGCTTCAAAGCTCGCCCTCGGGCTGCTGGCCTTGATCATGCTGGCGTTCATCGTCACCGGCGTCTTCACCCATGAGCTGCCCGGCGCCTCCGCGCTGACCGAGCCGAGCGGCGACGTGCTCGCCAAGGTGGGCGATCGCACCATCACCGTACCCGAGATGGAGGAGCGCGTCCGCCGGCAATATGCGCAGATCGCGCAGCAGCAGCCCGGCGTGGAGCTGACCCAGTTCGTCGCCGGCGGCGGCTTCGACGCGACCGTGGACCAGACCATCTCCGCCACCGCGCTCGAGGCCTATGGCCGCAAGATCGGCCTCGCCGCGAGCGCGCGCCAGGTGGACGGGCAGATCGCGGGCATCTCCGCCTTCCAGGGGCCCACGGGCAAGTTCGACCAGGCGGTGTTCCGCGCCGCGCTGGCGCAGCAGCATATCGCCGAGCCGGCGCTGCGGCGCGATATCGCGGGCGATCTCATCCGCCAGATGCTGTATCTGCCGGCGAGCGGCGCGGTCACCCTGCCCGATGGGCTGGTGCGTCCCTATGCCGCGCTGCTGGTGGAACAGCGCCAGGGCACGATCGGGCTGGTGCCGGCCGCCGCGATGAAGGACGGCAAGGCGCCCAGCGATGCCGAGCTGCAATCCTTCTACAAGGCGCATCTCGCCGCCTATTCGCTGCCGGAGCGGCGCGTGCTGCGCTATGCGCTGATCGGGCGCGATCAGGTGGCGGCGGCCGCGACGCCGAGCGAGGCCGAGATCCGCAAGGTCTATGATTCCAAGCCCGACCAATATGGCGCGCGCGAGACGCGCACCCTGTCGCAGGTGGTGCTCGACAGCCAGGCCAAGGCCGATGCCTTCGCCGCCAGCGTGAAGGGCGGCAAGAGCTTCGCCGAGGCCGCCAAGGCACTGGGCTTCGCCGCCGGCGACATCGCCGTGGGCAAGAAGACGAAAGCCCAGTTCGCCGCGCAGAGCAGCCCCGCCGTCGCCGATGCCGCCTTCGCGGCGGCGTCGGGCGGGATCACCGCGCCGGCGCGCTCGGCGCTGGGCTGGCATGTCGTCAAGGTCGACGCGATCGAGAAGGTCGCCGCCACGCCCTATGCCGTGGCGCGCCCGCAGATCGCCGGCGATCTCGCCAAATCCAAGCAGGACGCGGCGCTCGCCAAGCTTATCAACGGCACCCAGGACGCGCTCGACCAGGGCACCGGCTTTGCCGACCTCGCCGCGCGCAACCATCTGACCGTGGTCGAGACCAAGCCGCTCACCGCCGCCGGCCTCGCGCCCGATCAGCCCGGCTATACGCCGCCGGCCGAGCTGCAGCCGCTGCTGCGCCCCGGCTTCCAGGCCGCCACCGACGGTAGCGCCAGCATCGAGACGATCCAGCCGGGCGAACGCTATGCGCTGCTCGCCGTCGCCCGTGTGCTGCGCTCGGCGCCGCTGCCCTTCGCGCAGGTGAAGGCGCGGGTCGCCGCCGATTTCACCGCCCTGCGCGCCTCGGAGCGCGCCAAGGCGATCGCGGAGGCGCTGCTCGCCAAGGTGAAGGCGGGCACGCCCATGGCCGCCGCCTTCAAGGCCGCGCCGGTGCCGCTGCCGCCGCCGCACGACGGCGCGGGCCGCCGCATCGATCTCGCCCAGGCGCGCATGCAGGTGCCGGCGAGCCTCAAGGCGCTCTTCACCATGGCAGCCGGTACCGCGCAGCTGGTGCCGGCCGAAGGCGGTCAGGGCTGGTATATCGTCCAGCTCGCCAAAATCGTGCCCGCCGATCCCAAGCTGCTGGCGCCGCTGGTGGCGGGCAGTCGGGGCGATCTGGTGGGCGCGGCCGGGGACGAATATGTCCAGCAGCTCGCCACCGCCGCCGCCAAGGCGGTGGGGGTGAAGCGCAACGAGGCCGCGATCCTGGCGCTCAAGGCGCGGATGCTCGGCGCGACCCCGGCCACCGCGCCGTGA
- the tpiA gene encoding triose-phosphate isomerase, protein MTPLIAGNWKMNGSRAALAELDAIAAAAAATPGVEVAICPPFTLIERAVARQPGLLIGGQDCHAEPHGAFTGAVSAAMLAEAGARLAIVGHSERRRDQHETDAMVCAKAEAAMGAGLMTIICVGETEAARADGGTEAMVARQLRGSVPHSAGDHLVIAYEPIWAIGSGQTPTVEEVAGVHALIRRSLAGLLGETRAAMVRILYGGSVNAHNAAALLAAPHVDGALVGSASLTAADFVPIIEAAA, encoded by the coding sequence GTGACGCCGCTGATCGCCGGTAACTGGAAGATGAACGGATCGCGCGCCGCGCTGGCCGAGCTGGACGCGATCGCCGCCGCCGCCGCCGCGACGCCGGGGGTGGAGGTGGCGATCTGCCCGCCCTTCACGCTGATCGAGCGGGCGGTGGCGCGCCAGCCGGGGCTGCTGATCGGCGGCCAGGATTGCCATGCCGAGCCGCACGGCGCCTTTACCGGCGCCGTCTCCGCCGCCATGCTCGCCGAGGCCGGCGCGCGGCTCGCGATCGTCGGCCATTCGGAACGCCGCCGCGACCAGCACGAGACCGACGCGATGGTGTGCGCCAAGGCCGAGGCGGCGATGGGCGCGGGCCTCATGACCATCATCTGCGTCGGTGAGACCGAGGCGGCGCGCGCCGATGGCGGGACCGAGGCGATGGTCGCGCGGCAGCTGCGCGGCTCGGTGCCGCACAGCGCCGGCGATCATCTGGTGATCGCCTATGAGCCGATCTGGGCGATCGGCAGCGGCCAGACGCCGACCGTGGAGGAGGTGGCCGGCGTCCACGCGCTGATCCGCCGCAGCCTGGCCGGGCTCCTGGGCGAAACCCGCGCGGCCATGGTGCGCATCCTCTATGGCGGCTCGGTCAACGCGCACAACGCCGCGGCGCTGCTCGCGGCGCCGCATGTCGATGGCGCGCTGGTCGGCAGCGCCAGCCTGACCGCCGCCGATTTCGTTCCGATCATCGAGGCGGCGGCCTAA
- a CDS encoding class I SAM-dependent methyltransferase — protein sequence MRRLIAFALAATALAPLAAAPKKPAAAGHAPARAAHPAAPRVAADPALAKAIADPGRPDKDRARDRYRHPAQTLAFFGIKPDMTVVEVLPGGGWYSAILAPYLAAGGGHYVAAVPPGKATDSFNALVAGDAARYGKAQVTAFTAGQPSQLVPDGTADLVLTFRNIHNLLGDPSQAGDGNAPQAFADWYRALKPGGVLGIVEHRLPEQMDTAREKTDGYVKQSTVIRLAMAAGFQFAGASTINANPKDDHDHPKGVWTLPPTYSLGDTDREKYAAIGESDRMTLKFVKPAS from the coding sequence TTGCGCCGCCTGATCGCCTTCGCCCTTGCCGCCACCGCGCTCGCCCCGCTCGCCGCCGCGCCGAAAAAGCCGGCCGCCGCCGGCCATGCGCCCGCCCGCGCCGCCCATCCCGCCGCGCCGCGCGTCGCCGCCGATCCGGCGCTGGCCAAGGCGATCGCCGATCCCGGCCGGCCGGACAAGGATCGCGCCCGCGATCGCTATCGCCATCCCGCCCAGACGCTCGCCTTTTTCGGGATCAAGCCGGATATGACGGTGGTGGAGGTGCTGCCGGGCGGCGGCTGGTACAGCGCCATCCTGGCGCCCTATCTCGCGGCCGGCGGCGGCCACTATGTCGCGGCGGTGCCCCCGGGCAAGGCGACGGACAGCTTCAACGCGCTCGTCGCGGGCGATGCCGCGCGCTACGGCAAGGCGCAGGTGACCGCCTTTACCGCCGGCCAGCCCAGCCAGCTGGTGCCCGACGGCACCGCCGATCTCGTGCTCACCTTCCGCAACATCCACAATCTGCTCGGCGATCCGTCGCAGGCGGGGGACGGCAACGCGCCCCAGGCCTTTGCCGATTGGTATCGCGCGCTCAAGCCGGGCGGCGTGCTGGGCATCGTCGAGCACCGGCTGCCCGAGCAGATGGACACGGCGCGCGAGAAGACCGACGGCTATGTCAAACAGTCGACGGTGATCCGGCTGGCGATGGCGGCGGGCTTCCAATTCGCCGGGGCCAGCACGATCAACGCCAATCCCAAGGACGATCACGATCATCCCAAGGGCGTGTGGACGCTGCCGCCGACCTATTCGCTGGGCGACACCGATCGCGAGAAATATGCCGCGATCGGCGAGAGCGACCGGATGACGCTGAAGTTCGTCAAGCCCGCCAGCTGA
- a CDS encoding CpaF family protein → MSAFGKRSGPNGPNGGARPAFGVARPMHSAEGAAPAPTPVAAPAGEAAAPQSAADAMARLASRQETVAASRAEGFDASVHKIKEQVLPRLLERVDPEAAATLGKDELAEEFRPIISEVLAELKINLNRREQFALEKVLIDELLGYGPLEELLADPEVSDIMVNGPEQTFVERRGRLELSQIRFRDEQHLFQIAQRIVNKVGRRVDQTTPLADARLEDGSRVNVIVPPLSLRGTAISIRKFSAKPITLDMMASGGSMSQKMATALKIAGASRFNIVISGGTGSGKTTMLNALSKMIDPGERVLTIEDAAELRLQQPHWLPLETRPPNLEGQGEISIRDLVKNALRMRPDRIILGEIRGAECFDMLSAMNTGHDGSMCTLHSNSPREALARMENMVMMSDIKVPKEAISRQIADSVDLIVQVKRLRDGSRRVTNITEVIGMEGPVIVTQELFKFEYLDEGEDGKIMGEYRSAGLRPYTLDKARQYGFDQPFLEACL, encoded by the coding sequence ATGAGTGCATTTGGCAAGCGGAGCGGCCCCAACGGCCCCAATGGTGGCGCCCGCCCCGCCTTCGGCGTGGCCCGGCCGATGCACAGCGCCGAGGGCGCCGCGCCCGCGCCCACCCCCGTCGCCGCGCCGGCCGGCGAGGCCGCCGCCCCGCAAAGCGCCGCCGATGCGATGGCGCGGCTCGCCAGCCGCCAGGAAACGGTCGCCGCCAGCCGCGCCGAGGGCTTCGATGCCTCGGTCCACAAGATCAAGGAGCAGGTGCTGCCGCGCCTGCTCGAGCGGGTCGATCCGGAAGCCGCCGCGACCCTCGGCAAGGACGAGCTGGCGGAGGAATTCCGCCCGATCATCAGCGAGGTGCTGGCCGAGCTCAAGATCAACCTCAACCGCCGCGAACAGTTCGCGCTGGAAAAGGTGCTGATCGACGAGCTGCTCGGCTATGGTCCGCTCGAGGAGCTGCTGGCCGATCCCGAAGTGTCGGACATCATGGTCAACGGTCCCGAGCAGACCTTTGTCGAGCGGCGCGGTCGGCTGGAATTGTCGCAGATCCGGTTCCGCGACGAGCAGCATCTGTTCCAGATCGCGCAGCGCATCGTCAACAAGGTCGGCCGCCGCGTCGACCAGACCACGCCGCTGGCCGACGCCCGGCTGGAGGATGGCAGCCGCGTCAACGTCATCGTCCCGCCCCTGTCGCTGCGCGGCACGGCCATCTCGATCCGGAAATTCTCCGCCAAGCCGATCACGCTGGATATGATGGCCTCGGGCGGGTCGATGAGCCAGAAAATGGCCACGGCGCTCAAGATCGCCGGCGCCAGCCGGTTCAACATCGTCATTTCCGGCGGCACCGGCTCGGGCAAGACGACCATGCTCAACGCCCTGTCCAAGATGATCGACCCGGGCGAGCGCGTGCTCACCATCGAGGACGCGGCCGAGCTGCGGCTCCAGCAGCCGCACTGGCTGCCGCTGGAAACGCGGCCGCCCAATCTGGAGGGCCAGGGCGAGATTTCGATCCGCGATCTCGTCAAGAACGCGCTGCGTATGCGCCCGGATCGCATCATTCTGGGCGAAATTCGCGGCGCCGAATGCTTCGACATGCTTTCGGCGATGAACACCGGCCATGACGGCTCGATGTGCACGCTCCACTCCAACAGCCCGCGCGAGGCGCTGGCGCGTATGGAGAACATGGTGATGATGTCGGACATCAAGGTGCCCAAGGAGGCGATCAGCCGGCAGATCGCGGATTCGGTGGACCTGATCGTGCAGGTGAAGCGCCTGCGCGACGGTTCGCGCCGCGTCACCAACATCACCGAGGTGATCGGCATGGAAGGGCCGGTGATCGTCACCCAGGAATTGTTCAAGTTCGAATATCTGGACGAGGGCGAGGACGGCAAGATCATGGGCGAGTACCGCTCCGCCGGCCTGCGCCCCTATACGCTGGACAAGGCCCGGCAATATGGCTTCGACCAGCCCTTTCTCGAGGCCTGCCTCTAG